Below is a genomic region from Corallococcus caeni.
GGTGAAGAGGTCGGTGGTGTATTCGAGGTAGCCCTTGAGGCCCGCGTCCGACTCCAGCACCTGAAGCGTCAAGTCGAACTTGGCGGAGAAGGTGTCGAGCTCCATCGCCTCCAGCTTCACGCCCTCGACGGAGGCCGCGCCGCGGAAGGAGGCCTGGTAGGTGAGCATCACCTGGAAGAAGGGCGTGCGTCCCGGGATGCGCTCGGGCTTCAACTCCTCCACGAGACGCTCGATGGGAAGCTCCTGGTGTTCCTGGGCGCCGAGCACCGTCTCGCGCACCTGGCGCAGCAGCGTGCGGAAGGAGTCGCGGCCCGCCACGCGCGTGCGAAGCACCTGGGCGTTGACGAAGAGGCCGATGAGGCCTTCCACCTCTCCACGCGTGCGGCCCGCCATGGGAGAGCCGACGGTGACGTCCTCCTGGCCGGAGTAGCGGGCCATCAGCAGCTGCCAGCCCGTCAG
It encodes:
- a CDS encoding condensation domain-containing protein → LTGWQLLMARYSGQEDVTVGSPMAGRTRGEVEGLIGLFVNAQVLRTRVAGRDSFRTLLRQVRETVLGAQEHQELPIERLVEELKPERIPGRTPFFQVMLTYQASFRGAASVEGVKLEAMELDTFSAKFDLTLQVLESDAGLKGYLEYTTDLFT